DNA sequence from the Sinomonas terrae genome:
GGTCAGGGGTTCGAATCCCCTTACCTCCACCCTGAGAGGCCCGGAATCCCGGGCCTCTTTTCTTTTGTGTTGAGGTGGAGCCGCACCACCGAGTTAGAGTCTGGAGGCTAGCTCTCCGTGGTGATCCACCCGGATACGATCCGCTCATGAATCGCACTTTGGCGGCCTCGACCCATCACCGCGTCGAAGGAATCTCAGGTTCCGCGGGGCTTGCCCACATTCCGGCGCTGGACGGTTTGCGGGCCGTAGCGATCGTCCTCGTAGTTGTGCATCACGGCCTCATGCCTGTCCCGTTCGGGGGAGCTGTGGGAGTGGACGTCTTCTTCGTCCTGTCGGGCTATCTGATCACCACCATCCTGATTCGCGAGCACGCCAGAACCGGAGTGATATCCCTTGGGCGTTTCTATCTTCGTCGACTTGTTCGGCTGTATCCGCCCCTCCTGCTGATGCTGGCGATCGTCTTCGTCCCTGTGGCGCTGACGACGAGTTGGAAGAGCGCCGCGGGCGGGTCCGCGTTCGCCTTGTTCTACCTCATGCCGATCGGCCTTGAGAGCGGATTCCAGACTGCGTCCGCGTACGCCCATGCTTGGTCGCTTGGGGTTGAGGAGTGGTTCTACTTCCTCTGGCCGGCTCTGCTCCTGTTCCTGGTGGAGCTCCGGCTGAGGATCGTGATTACGACCGGGCTGGCCGGGGCCCTAATCGTGTCGGCTGCACTAGTTAACATCTCCACGGGCCATTCCTCCTACATCCTCCGTGCCTACGGTCTTCTGGGCGGCTGTCTTCTGGCTCTGGTTCTTGAGCGCGGATGGAGGCCCCCGCGCTGGTCTGGAGCGGTTGGGCTTGTTGCCTTGATCGCCGTCGTGCTCGGGTCCACTTTCACACGGCTCACCACGTCTGGGGTCGTGCTTGCGGACGGCGCCACTGCACTGATCATCGCCCACATCGTCTGCAACGGAAGGGGTCGCCTCAATCGCGGGTTCTCGTGGCCCCCCATCG
Encoded proteins:
- a CDS encoding acyltransferase family protein, encoding MNRTLAASTHHRVEGISGSAGLAHIPALDGLRAVAIVLVVVHHGLMPVPFGGAVGVDVFFVLSGYLITTILIREHARTGVISLGRFYLRRLVRLYPPLLLMLAIVFVPVALTTSWKSAAGGSAFALFYLMPIGLESGFQTASAYAHAWSLGVEEWFYFLWPALLLFLVELRLRIVITTGLAGALIVSAALVNISTGHSSYILRAYGLLGGCLLALVLERGWRPPRWSGAVGLVALIAVVLGSTFTRLTTSGVVLADGATALIIAHIVCNGRGRLNRGFSWPPIVYVGRISYEIYLWHYPLLIVLALAVGGDFVDVAWLAIPACLVAAALAEHFTRPLIVKLRRGATGRQDELLPA